Proteins encoded in a region of the Cygnus olor isolate bCygOlo1 chromosome 4, bCygOlo1.pri.v2, whole genome shotgun sequence genome:
- the PARM1 gene encoding LOW QUALITY PROTEIN: prostate androgen-regulated mucin-like protein 1 (The sequence of the model RefSeq protein was modified relative to this genomic sequence to represent the inferred CDS: deleted 1 base in 1 codon) has protein sequence MPPHPASSFPPSAAARAAGTMGCCCRLLLALLLLLPAGLGDDPTASPLVPASAPPEVVGTAAGPGSGGTAVPAAAPHQPAPLTATGPTRDEVSSRPAEVDDPNGGTVAMLSPASIPTSTVAAADTPPVAFSSVPPALETAPGPRTAHNVSVEGGTTDLGTPPSPTGTPSPSSSSPRSSTPYSSPGTVLSPPTVPSSTTQSPMPMKDVPSPGTMAVASSLAMEPTSPSVTVASPTEDTANGKSTPATGVTMEEVPRALSAGSIVAITVVVIVVVVLVFGAAYLKIRHSSYGRLLDDHDYGSWGNYNNPLYDDS, from the exons aTGCCTCCCCATCCcgcctcctccttccctccctccgcGGCTGCCCGCGCCGCCGGGAccatgggctgctgctgccgcctcctcctcgccctcctcctcctcctcccggcaG gACTTGGTGATGACCCCACAGCTTCACCCCTTGTCCCCGCCAGTGCCCCCCCAGAAGTGGTGGGGACAGCAGCGGGGCCAGGCTCGGGGGGCacagctgtccctgcagcagctccccaccAGCCTGCACCACTGACTGCCACAGGACCCACCAGAGATGAGGTGTCCTCCAGGCCAGCTGAGGTGGATGACCCCAATGGGGGCACTGTGGCCATGTTGTCCCCTGCTTCCATCCCCACGAGCACTGTCGCTGCAGCAGAC ACCCCCCCCGTAGCCTTCAGCTCGGTGCCACCAGCCTTGGAGACTGCCCCAGGTCCTCGGACAGCACATAATGTCAGCGTGGAGGGAGGGACGACGGATTTGgggacacctcccagccccacgggcACACCTtcaccctcctcttcctccccacgCAGCAGCACCCCATACTCATCCCCTGGGACGGTGTTGTCCCCACCGACcgtccccagcagcaccacccaGTCACCGATGCCGATGAAGGATGTCCCTTCCCCAGGGACGATGGCTGTGGCATCGAGCCTGGCCATGGAGCCCACATCCCCCTCAGTGACTGTGGCCAGCCCCACCGAGGACACAGCCAACGGCAAAAGCACCCCCGCCACCGGAGTCACCATGGAAGAGGTCCCACGTGCCTTGAGCGCAG GGAGCATCGTGGCCATAACAGTGGTGGTCAtcgtggtggtggtgctggtctTCGGGGCGGCGTACCTCAAGATCAG GCATTCCTCCTACGGCCGGCTGCTGGACGACCACGACTACGGCTCCTGGGGGAACTACAACAACCCCCTCTACGACGACTCCTAG